The proteins below are encoded in one region of Citrobacter enshiensis:
- the dppA gene encoding dipeptide ABC transporter periplasmic-binding protein DppA: MSISLKKSGMLKLGLSLVAMTVAASVQAKTLVYCSEGSPEGFNPQLFTSGTTYDASSVPIYNRLVEFKIGTTEVIPGLAEKWEVSEDGKTYTFHLRKGVKWQDNKEFKPTRDFNADDVVFSFDRQKNAQNPYHKVSGGSYEYFEGMGLPDLISEVKKVDDSTVQFVLTRPEAPFLADLAMDFASILSKEYADNMLKAGSPEKVDLNPIGTGPFQLLQYQKDSRILYKAFPGYWGTKPQIDRLVFSITPDASVRYAKLQKNECQVMPYPNPADIARMKQDKTINLMEQAGLNVGYLSFNTEKKPFDDVKVRQALTYAVNKEAIIKAVYQGAGVAAKNLIPPTMWGYNDDVKDYSYDPEKAKALLKEAGQDKGFTVELWAMPVQRPYNPNARRMAEMVQADWAKIGVQAKIVTYEWGEYLKRAKAGEHQAVMMGWTGDNGDPDNFFATLFSCAAAKDGSNYSRWCYKPFEDLIQPARATDDHNKRIELYKQAQVVMHDQAPALIVAHSTVYEPVRKEVKGYVVDPLGKHHFENVSIE; encoded by the coding sequence ATGAGTATTTCCTTGAAGAAGTCAGGGATGCTGAAGCTTGGTCTGAGCCTTGTGGCTATGACTGTCGCAGCAAGTGTACAGGCTAAAACTCTGGTTTATTGTTCAGAAGGATCTCCTGAAGGGTTCAACCCGCAGTTGTTCACCTCTGGCACAACCTATGACGCCAGCTCAGTGCCTATCTATAACCGCCTGGTAGAATTTAAAATCGGTACTACCGAAGTCATTCCTGGTCTTGCTGAGAAGTGGGAAGTCAGCGAAGACGGTAAAACCTATACCTTCCATCTGCGCAAAGGCGTGAAGTGGCAGGACAACAAAGAATTTAAACCGACGCGTGACTTTAATGCTGACGACGTCGTGTTCTCCTTCGATCGTCAGAAAAATGCGCAGAACCCGTACCACAAAGTCTCTGGCGGTAGCTATGAATACTTTGAAGGGATGGGGCTGCCTGACCTGATTAGCGAAGTGAAGAAGGTCGACGACAGCACCGTTCAGTTCGTGCTGACGCGTCCGGAAGCGCCGTTCCTTGCTGACCTGGCAATGGACTTCGCCTCTATTCTTTCCAAAGAATATGCAGACAACATGCTGAAAGCCGGTTCGCCGGAAAAAGTCGACCTGAACCCCATCGGTACCGGTCCGTTCCAGCTGCTGCAGTACCAGAAAGACTCCCGTATTCTCTACAAAGCGTTCCCGGGCTACTGGGGTACTAAACCACAGATCGATCGTCTGGTTTTCTCCATTACGCCTGATGCCTCTGTGCGTTACGCCAAACTGCAGAAGAACGAATGCCAGGTGATGCCGTACCCGAATCCGGCGGACATCGCGCGCATGAAGCAGGACAAAACCATCAACCTGATGGAGCAGGCGGGTCTGAACGTTGGCTATCTCTCCTTCAACACCGAGAAGAAACCGTTCGATGACGTTAAAGTCCGTCAGGCGCTGACGTACGCGGTAAACAAAGAAGCGATCATCAAAGCCGTTTATCAGGGTGCTGGCGTTGCGGCGAAGAACCTGATCCCGCCAACCATGTGGGGCTATAACGACGACGTTAAAGACTACAGCTACGATCCTGAGAAAGCGAAAGCGCTGCTGAAAGAAGCCGGTCAGGATAAAGGCTTTACCGTTGAGTTGTGGGCAATGCCAGTACAGCGTCCATACAACCCGAACGCTCGCCGTATGGCTGAGATGGTTCAGGCCGACTGGGCGAAGATTGGCGTTCAGGCCAAGATCGTGACCTACGAGTGGGGCGAGTATCTGAAACGCGCCAAAGCGGGTGAACACCAGGCCGTTATGATGGGCTGGACCGGCGACAACGGGGATCCGGATAACTTCTTCGCCACCCTGTTCAGCTGCGCGGCGGCGAAAGACGGTTCCAACTACTCTCGCTGGTGCTACAAGCCGTTTGAAGACCTGATTCAGCCGGCACGCGCGACCGACGACCACAACAAGCGTATTGAGCTCTACAAGCAGGCTCAGGTGGTGATGCATGACCAGGCGCCTGCGCTGATCGTTGCTCACTCAACGGTGTACGAGCCAGTACGTAAAGAAGTTAAAGGCTATGTGGTTGATCCATTAGGGAAACACCACTTCGAAAACGTCTCTATCGAATAA
- the dppB gene encoding dipeptide ABC transporter permease DppB, with product MLQFILRRLGLVIPTFIGITLLTFAFVHMIPGDPVMIMAGERGISPERHAQLLAELGLDKPMWQQYLHYIWGVMHGDLGISLKSRLPVWEEFVPRFKATLELGVCAMIFATAVGIPVGVLAAVKRGSIFDHTAVGLALTGYSMPIFWWGMMLIMLVSVQWNLTPVSGRVSDMVFLDDTNPLTGFMLIDTAIWGEEGNFIDAVAHMILPAMVLGTIPLAVIVRMTRSSMLEVLGEDYIRTARAKGLTRMRVIVIHALRNAMLPVVTVIGLQVGTLLAGAILTETIFSWPGLGRWLIDALQRRDYPVVQGGVLLVATMIILVNLLVDLLYGVVNPRIRHKK from the coding sequence ATGTTGCAGTTCATTCTCCGACGTTTGGGACTCGTCATCCCCACGTTTATCGGTATCACTCTTCTCACCTTTGCCTTCGTTCATATGATCCCCGGCGATCCGGTGATGATCATGGCGGGTGAGCGTGGTATCTCCCCTGAGCGTCACGCTCAATTGCTGGCAGAACTCGGTCTTGATAAACCGATGTGGCAGCAGTACCTCCATTACATTTGGGGGGTTATGCATGGTGATTTAGGCATCTCGCTGAAAAGCCGCTTACCGGTGTGGGAAGAGTTCGTCCCTCGCTTTAAAGCGACGCTGGAGCTGGGCGTCTGCGCCATGATTTTCGCTACTGCGGTCGGGATTCCGGTCGGGGTACTCGCCGCCGTTAAGCGCGGTTCCATTTTCGATCACACCGCCGTTGGCCTTGCGCTGACCGGTTATTCCATGCCTATCTTTTGGTGGGGCATGATGCTGATTATGTTGGTCTCCGTGCAGTGGAACCTGACGCCGGTTTCCGGGCGGGTGAGCGACATGGTGTTCCTTGATGATACCAACCCGCTGACCGGTTTTATGCTGATCGACACCGCGATCTGGGGTGAAGAGGGCAACTTTATCGATGCCGTGGCGCATATGATTCTGCCTGCGATGGTGCTTGGCACCATCCCGCTGGCGGTGATTGTGCGTATGACGCGTTCCTCGATGCTGGAAGTGCTGGGCGAGGATTACATTCGTACCGCGCGCGCCAAAGGACTCACCAGGATGCGCGTGATCGTCATTCACGCTCTGCGTAACGCAATGCTGCCTGTCGTGACGGTGATTGGTTTGCAGGTGGGGACGCTGCTGGCAGGGGCGATTCTGACCGAAACCATCTTCTCGTGGCCTGGACTTGGGCGCTGGCTGATTGATGCGCTGCAACGTCGTGATTATCCGGTGGTACAAGGCGGAGTGTTACTGGTGGCGACGATGATTATTCTCGTCAACCTGCTGGTCGATCTGCTGTACGGCGTGGTGAACCCGCGTATTCGTCATAAGAAGTAA
- the dppF gene encoding dipeptide ABC transporter ATP-binding subunit DppF — MSTHEATSQHPLLQAIDLKKYYPVKKGLFAPERLVKALDGVSFTLERGKTLAVVGESGCGKSTLGRLLTMIETPTGGELYYQGQDLLKHDPQAQKLRRQKIQIVFQNPYGSLNPRKKVGQILEEPLLINTSLNKEQRREKALAMMAKVGLKTEHYDRYPHMFSGGQRQRIAIARGLMLDPDVVIADEPVSALDVSVRAQVLNLMMDLQQDLGLSYVFISHDLSVVEHIADEVMVMYLGRCVEKGTKDQIFSNPRHPYTQALLSATPRLNPDDRRERIKLTGELPSPLNPPPGCAFNARCRRRFGPCTQLQPQLKDYRGQLVACFAVDQDENPQQ, encoded by the coding sequence ATGAGTACGCACGAGGCCACCTCGCAACACCCGCTGTTGCAGGCTATCGATCTGAAGAAATACTATCCGGTGAAAAAGGGGCTGTTTGCTCCTGAACGGCTGGTAAAAGCGCTGGATGGCGTTTCGTTTACGCTGGAGCGCGGTAAAACCCTGGCGGTGGTGGGAGAGTCTGGCTGTGGTAAATCCACGCTCGGCCGCCTGTTGACGATGATTGAAACCCCGACCGGTGGTGAGCTGTATTATCAGGGGCAGGATCTGCTTAAGCACGATCCGCAGGCGCAGAAACTGCGTCGGCAGAAAATCCAGATCGTGTTCCAGAACCCGTACGGTTCTCTGAACCCGCGTAAAAAGGTGGGACAGATTCTGGAAGAGCCGCTGCTCATCAATACCAGCTTAAACAAAGAGCAACGTCGTGAAAAAGCGCTGGCGATGATGGCGAAAGTCGGTCTAAAAACCGAACATTATGATCGCTATCCGCACATGTTCTCCGGTGGCCAGCGGCAGCGTATCGCCATCGCACGTGGACTGATGCTCGATCCGGATGTGGTGATTGCCGATGAACCGGTCTCCGCGCTGGACGTTTCCGTGCGCGCGCAGGTACTGAATCTGATGATGGATTTGCAGCAGGATTTGGGGCTCTCTTACGTCTTTATTTCGCACGACCTGTCGGTGGTGGAACACATTGCCGATGAAGTGATGGTGATGTATTTAGGTCGCTGCGTGGAGAAAGGGACGAAAGATCAGATCTTCAGCAATCCACGCCATCCGTACACGCAGGCTCTGCTTTCAGCAACGCCGCGTCTGAACCCGGACGATCGCCGCGAGCGCATCAAACTGACCGGCGAACTGCCAAGCCCGCTGAATCCGCCGCCGGGGTGTGCCTTCAATGCTCGCTGTCGTCGTCGCTTCGGTCCCTGCACCCAGTTGCAGCCGCAGCTTAAAGACTACCGTGGTCAACTGGTGGCCTGCTTCGCTGTTGATCAGGATGAAAATCCGCAGCAATAA
- the dppC gene encoding dipeptide ABC transporter permease DppC: MSQVTENKVITAPVPMTPMQEFWHYFKRNKGAVVGLAYVVIMILIAAFANFLSPYNPADQFRDVLLAPPAWQEGGTMAHLLGTDDVGRDVLSRLMYGARLSLLVGCLVVVLSLIMGVVLGLVAGYFGGIVDNIIMRVVDIMLALPSLLLALVLVAIFGPSIGNAALALTFVALPHYVRLTRAAVLVEVSRDYVTASRVAGAGAMRQMFVNIFPNCLAPLIVQASLGFSNAILDMAALGFLGMGAQPPTPEWGTMLSDVLQFAQSAWWVVTFPGLAILLTVLAFNLMGDGLRDALDPKLKQ; encoded by the coding sequence ATGTCACAGGTTACTGAAAATAAAGTTATTACTGCACCGGTGCCGATGACCCCGATGCAGGAGTTCTGGCACTATTTTAAACGCAACAAGGGTGCCGTTGTGGGTCTGGCGTATGTCGTCATCATGATCCTGATTGCGGCCTTTGCAAACTTTCTCTCCCCCTATAATCCGGCAGATCAGTTCCGTGATGTGCTGCTGGCGCCGCCTGCATGGCAGGAAGGCGGCACGATGGCGCACCTGCTGGGGACCGACGATGTGGGCCGTGATGTGCTGTCGCGTCTGATGTACGGCGCGCGTTTATCGCTGCTGGTCGGCTGTCTGGTGGTGGTGTTGTCGCTGATCATGGGTGTCGTGCTGGGACTGGTGGCGGGTTACTTCGGCGGTATCGTTGATAACATCATTATGCGCGTGGTCGACATCATGCTGGCCTTGCCAAGCCTGCTGCTGGCGTTGGTATTGGTGGCGATTTTTGGTCCCTCAATTGGTAACGCCGCACTGGCGCTGACGTTCGTGGCGCTGCCGCACTACGTTCGTTTAACGCGTGCCGCGGTGCTGGTCGAGGTGAGCCGCGATTACGTCACCGCTTCCCGCGTAGCGGGCGCTGGCGCGATGCGTCAGATGTTCGTCAATATTTTCCCTAACTGCCTTGCGCCGCTGATCGTTCAGGCGTCGCTCGGTTTTTCTAACGCCATTCTCGATATGGCCGCCCTTGGCTTCCTGGGTATGGGCGCGCAGCCGCCGACGCCGGAGTGGGGCACCATGCTCTCCGACGTGTTGCAGTTCGCGCAAAGTGCCTGGTGGGTCGTGACCTTCCCGGGTCTGGCGATCCTGCTGACGGTGCTGGCATTTAACCTGATGGGTGACGGTCTGCGTGACGCGCTCGATCCCAAACTGAAGCAGTAA
- the eptB gene encoding kdo(2)-lipid A phosphoethanolamine 7''-transferase: MRYIKSITQQRLSFLLALYIGLFMNCAVFYRRFGGYAHEFTVWKGLSAAVELAGTVLVTFFLLRILSLFGRRAWRVLTTLVVLFSAGASYYMTFLNVVIGYGIVASVMTTDIDLSKEVVGLHFILWLVAVSILPLFFIWSNRCRYTLLRQLRTPGLRVRSVAVVVLSGLMVWAPIRLLDVQQKKVERATGIDLPSYGGVVANSYLPSNWLSALGLYAWAQVDESSDNHSLMNPAKKFTYVAPKDIDDTYVVFIIGETTRWDHMGIFGYERNTTPKLAQEKNLAAFRGYSCDTATKLSLRCMFVRQGGAEDNPQRTLKEQNIFAVLKQLGFSSDLYAMQSEMWFYSNTMADNIAYREQIGAEPRNRGKTVDDMLLVEEMQQSLKRNTDGKHLIILHTKGSHFNYTQRYPRSYAQWTPECVGVDNGCTRAQMINSYDNSVTYVDHFITSVFDQLRDKKAIVFYAADHGESINEREHLHGTPRNMAPPEQFRVPMMVWMSDKYLENPQHAQMFAQLKQEAEMKVPRRHVELYDTIMGCLGFTSPDGGINENSNWCRIPEAGKAAAN; this comes from the coding sequence ATGAGATACATTAAGTCGATAACGCAGCAAAGGCTCAGCTTCTTGCTTGCGCTTTATATCGGTCTGTTTATGAATTGTGCCGTATTTTACCGTCGCTTCGGTGGCTACGCGCATGAATTTACCGTCTGGAAAGGACTCTCTGCGGCTGTCGAGTTGGCGGGTACTGTTCTCGTCACGTTCTTTTTACTTCGCATTCTCTCGCTGTTTGGCCGACGAGCCTGGCGTGTACTCACCACGCTGGTCGTGCTCTTTTCCGCCGGCGCCAGTTATTACATGACCTTCCTGAATGTGGTCATCGGCTACGGCATTGTGGCTTCTGTCATGACCACCGATATTGATTTATCGAAAGAGGTTGTGGGCCTGCATTTCATTCTATGGTTAGTGGCGGTGAGCATCCTGCCGCTGTTCTTTATCTGGAGCAACCGCTGCCGCTACACGCTACTGCGTCAGTTGCGCACGCCGGGTCTGCGCGTTCGCAGCGTGGCCGTTGTCGTGCTTTCCGGGCTGATGGTCTGGGCGCCGATTCGTTTGCTTGACGTACAGCAGAAGAAAGTTGAGCGGGCTACGGGGATCGATTTACCCAGTTATGGCGGCGTGGTGGCAAACTCTTACCTGCCATCAAACTGGCTATCCGCGTTGGGTTTATACGCCTGGGCGCAGGTGGATGAATCCTCCGATAATCATTCGTTAATGAACCCTGCCAAGAAATTCACCTATGTTGCGCCAAAAGACATTGATGACACGTATGTGGTGTTCATCATTGGTGAAACGACGCGCTGGGATCACATGGGTATTTTCGGCTATGAACGAAATACCACGCCGAAGCTGGCTCAGGAGAAAAACCTGGCGGCATTCCGTGGTTACTCATGCGACACCGCGACAAAACTCTCTCTGCGTTGCATGTTCGTGCGTCAGGGCGGGGCGGAAGATAACCCGCAACGTACGTTGAAAGAGCAAAACATTTTTGCGGTGCTTAAGCAGCTAGGCTTCAGCTCAGATCTGTATGCGATGCAGAGTGAGATGTGGTTCTACAGCAACACGATGGCCGATAATATCGCCTATCGTGAGCAGATTGGCGCCGAGCCACGCAACCGTGGCAAGACTGTCGATGACATGCTGTTGGTTGAGGAAATGCAGCAGTCATTAAAGCGCAATACTGACGGTAAGCATTTGATTATTTTGCATACCAAAGGGTCGCACTTTAACTACACCCAGCGCTATCCGCGTAGCTATGCGCAATGGACGCCGGAGTGTGTTGGGGTGGATAACGGTTGTACCAGAGCCCAGATGATCAACTCTTACGATAACTCGGTGACTTACGTCGACCATTTTATTACCAGCGTTTTTGACCAGTTGCGCGATAAGAAAGCCATTGTGTTCTACGCAGCGGATCACGGTGAGTCGATCAACGAGCGTGAGCATCTGCACGGTACGCCGCGTAATATGGCGCCGCCAGAGCAGTTCCGCGTACCCATGATGGTCTGGATGTCCGACAAGTATCTTGAGAATCCGCAACATGCGCAGATGTTTGCTCAGTTGAAGCAGGAAGCCGAAATGAAGGTGCCGCGTCGTCATGTTGAACTCTACGACACCATTATGGGTTGCCTCGGCTTTACCTCGCCAGATGGCGGAATCAATGAGAACAGTAACTGGTGTCGTATTCCTGAAGCGGGGAAAGCCGCAGCTAACTAA
- a CDS encoding sigma-54 interaction domain-containing protein, whose amino-acid sequence MVTIRWDIRTIDRLSMVEDVLKEFSCCDINIISMKVTPGRILIKSWCRHLQDISSVQKRLCQRADIINVTYLSEDMTERSSSELARPRYFSDIICSSPSMQSLIEKAIKIADSKYTVLIRGETGTGKELLARAIHNSGQRRFYPFIPVNCSTLPETLMESEFFGYEKGAFSGADSKGKKGLFEMADHGTLFLDEFGEMPLNLQVKLLRVLQDGGIRRVGGAHIIPVNARIIVATNANLEEMVELRQLRADLYYRINVLSLTIPPLRERPEDITLLIRHFVNKYAREFQRRLILDRACFSFLLRHRWPGNVRELENAIIRLMLMSECDVITMDDLRLVSLPVEECSNIKRETTFPFKEQVQHAERKIIEQMVGENVSSRDIAKALGVSHTTVLNKIRSYQLEGVN is encoded by the coding sequence GTGGTCACGATACGTTGGGATATCAGAACAATCGATCGCCTGTCCATGGTTGAGGATGTCCTCAAGGAGTTCTCCTGCTGCGACATTAATATTATCTCGATGAAAGTAACGCCCGGCAGGATCCTGATTAAATCCTGGTGTCGCCACTTGCAGGATATTTCCAGCGTGCAGAAACGGTTATGCCAGCGCGCAGATATTATCAATGTTACCTACCTTTCCGAAGATATGACTGAGCGATCGTCGTCGGAACTGGCACGCCCGCGTTATTTCTCCGATATCATTTGCAGCAGCCCGAGCATGCAGTCGCTGATCGAAAAAGCGATAAAAATTGCCGACAGCAAATATACGGTGTTGATCCGTGGTGAAACCGGAACCGGTAAGGAACTGCTGGCGCGCGCTATTCATAATTCCGGGCAACGTCGTTTTTATCCTTTTATCCCCGTGAACTGTTCCACACTTCCTGAAACGCTGATGGAGAGTGAATTTTTCGGTTATGAGAAAGGGGCGTTCAGCGGTGCAGACAGCAAAGGGAAAAAAGGGCTTTTCGAGATGGCGGACCACGGTACGCTTTTTCTGGATGAGTTCGGTGAAATGCCGCTGAATCTACAGGTTAAATTACTGCGTGTGTTGCAGGATGGCGGTATTCGCCGGGTTGGCGGCGCGCACATTATCCCGGTTAATGCACGTATTATTGTCGCCACCAACGCCAACCTGGAAGAGATGGTTGAACTGCGTCAACTGCGCGCCGATCTTTACTATCGTATTAATGTCCTTTCGCTCACTATCCCTCCGCTGCGCGAGCGCCCGGAAGATATTACCTTGCTGATCCGCCACTTTGTAAATAAATACGCCAGGGAATTTCAGCGGCGGCTTATTCTGGACAGAGCGTGTTTTTCGTTTTTACTCCGTCATCGCTGGCCGGGTAATGTCAGAGAGCTGGAAAACGCCATCATCCGGCTGATGCTAATGTCTGAGTGTGATGTGATTACGATGGATGATTTACGCCTGGTGAGCCTGCCGGTTGAAGAATGCTCAAATATCAAGCGGGAGACAACATTCCCGTTTAAAGAGCAGGTTCAGCATGCGGAGCGCAAAATTATTGAGCAGATGGTCGGTGAGAACGTCTCGTCACGGGATATTGCAAAAGCGCTTGGCGTTTCGCATACCACTGTGCTGAATAAGATCCGTAGTTATCAACTCGAGGGTGTAAATTAA
- the dppD gene encoding dipeptide ABC transporter ATP-binding protein, producing MALLNVDKLSVHFGDVGTEFRAVDRISYSVNQGEVVGIVGESGSGKSVSSLAIMGLIDYPGRVMAEKLEFNGQDLKRISEKERRNLVGAEVAMIFQDPMTSLNPCYTVGFQIMEAIKVHQGGNKKTRIQRAIDLLTLVGIPDPASRLDVYPHQLSGGMSQRVMIAMAIACRPKLLIADEPTTALDVTIQAQIIELLLELQQKENMALVLITHDLALVAEAAHKIIVMYAGQVVETGNAHDIFRAPRHPYTQALLRALPEFAQDKARLASLPGVVPGKYDRPNGCLLNPRCPYATDKCRSEEPELMQLGEGRQSKCHYPLDDAGRPTL from the coding sequence ATGGCGTTATTAAATGTAGACAAATTATCGGTGCACTTCGGAGACGTTGGCACTGAGTTTCGCGCCGTAGACCGTATCAGCTATAGCGTAAATCAGGGCGAAGTGGTCGGCATTGTGGGCGAATCCGGCTCGGGTAAATCGGTCAGCTCGCTGGCGATCATGGGACTGATTGATTATCCCGGTCGGGTGATGGCGGAAAAGCTGGAGTTTAATGGCCAGGATCTGAAGCGTATCTCTGAGAAAGAGCGCCGCAATCTGGTCGGCGCCGAAGTGGCGATGATTTTCCAGGACCCGATGACCAGCCTTAACCCTTGTTATACCGTGGGTTTCCAGATTATGGAGGCCATCAAGGTGCATCAGGGTGGCAACAAGAAAACCCGTATTCAGCGGGCCATTGACCTGCTGACGCTGGTGGGTATTCCCGATCCGGCCTCGCGTCTGGATGTCTATCCGCATCAGTTGTCTGGTGGGATGAGCCAGCGTGTGATGATTGCGATGGCCATCGCCTGTCGGCCGAAGCTGCTGATTGCCGATGAACCGACCACCGCGCTGGATGTGACTATCCAGGCGCAAATCATCGAACTGCTGCTGGAACTGCAGCAGAAAGAGAACATGGCGTTGGTATTGATTACCCATGACCTCGCGCTGGTGGCGGAGGCTGCGCACAAAATCATTGTGATGTATGCCGGTCAGGTGGTGGAAACGGGCAATGCGCATGATATCTTCCGCGCCCCGCGACATCCGTATACTCAGGCGCTGTTACGCGCGTTGCCTGAATTTGCGCAGGACAAGGCGCGGCTGGCCTCGCTGCCGGGCGTGGTGCCGGGGAAATATGACCGCCCGAACGGCTGTCTGCTGAATCCTCGCTGCCCGTATGCGACGGACAAATGCCGTAGCGAAGAGCCGGAACTGATGCAACTGGGTGAAGGTCGCCAGTCGAAATGCCACTACCCACTCGATGATGCCGGGAGGCCAACACTATGA
- a CDS encoding MFS transporter encodes MKNSDYQRTRWLTLIGTIITQFALGSVYTWSLFNGALSEKLNAPVSQVAFSFGLLSLGLAISSSVAGKLQERFGVKRVTMASGIMLGVGFFLTAHSDNLIMLWLSAGVLVGLADGAGYLLTLSNCVKWFPERKGLISAFAIGSYGLGSLGFKFIDSHLLASVGLEKTFMIWGAIALVMIVFGATLMKDAPNQEVKAKNGVMENDYTLAESMRKPQYWMLAVMFLTACMSGLYVIGVAKDIAQGLVHMDIATAANAVTVISIANLSGRLVLGILSDKMSRIRVITMGQVISLVGMAALLFAPLNEVTFFAAIACVAFNFGGTITVYPSLVSEFFGLNNLAKNYGVIYLGFGIGSICGSLIASLFGGFYVTFCVIFALLIISLALSTTIRQPKQERLEAVHA; translated from the coding sequence ATGAAAAATTCTGATTATCAGCGCACCCGTTGGTTAACGCTTATCGGCACCATCATTACGCAATTTGCGTTAGGTTCTGTTTATACCTGGAGCCTGTTTAATGGCGCGCTCTCTGAAAAACTGAATGCGCCAGTCAGTCAGGTCGCGTTCTCATTCGGTCTGTTGAGTCTGGGCCTGGCGATCTCTTCTTCCGTTGCCGGGAAGCTTCAGGAACGTTTTGGCGTGAAACGCGTCACGATGGCGTCCGGGATTATGCTGGGCGTGGGGTTCTTCCTGACCGCCCACTCTGACAACCTGATCATGTTGTGGCTGAGTGCCGGTGTGTTGGTCGGCCTGGCGGATGGCGCAGGCTACCTGTTAACCCTCTCCAACTGTGTGAAGTGGTTCCCGGAGCGCAAAGGTCTGATTTCCGCTTTTGCGATTGGTTCTTATGGGCTGGGCAGCCTTGGCTTCAAATTTATCGATAGCCATCTTCTGGCAAGCGTCGGCCTGGAAAAGACGTTCATGATTTGGGGCGCTATCGCACTGGTGATGATTGTCTTTGGCGCCACGCTGATGAAAGACGCACCGAATCAGGAAGTTAAAGCGAAAAATGGCGTAATGGAGAACGACTACACGCTGGCGGAATCCATGCGTAAACCTCAGTACTGGATGCTGGCTGTGATGTTCCTGACGGCTTGCATGAGCGGTTTGTATGTCATTGGCGTAGCGAAAGATATCGCCCAGGGGCTGGTGCATATGGACATCGCGACGGCGGCAAATGCGGTGACCGTCATCTCTATCGCCAACCTGTCTGGTCGTCTGGTGCTGGGCATCCTGTCTGACAAAATGTCCCGTATCCGGGTTATCACGATGGGTCAGGTCATTTCACTGGTTGGCATGGCGGCCCTGCTTTTCGCCCCGCTGAATGAGGTGACGTTCTTTGCGGCCATCGCCTGTGTCGCGTTCAACTTTGGCGGCACAATCACGGTGTACCCATCGCTGGTCAGCGAGTTCTTCGGCCTGAATAATCTGGCGAAAAACTACGGTGTCATTTACCTGGGCTTTGGTATCGGCAGTATCTGTGGTTCGCTGATTGCGTCCCTGTTCGGTGGGTTTTACGTCACCTTCTGCGTTATCTTCGCGTTGTTGATTATCTCTCTGGCGCTCTCCACGACGATTCGCCAGCCGAAACAAGAAAGACTCGAAGCGGTGCATGCGTAA